Below is a genomic region from Biomphalaria glabrata chromosome 3, xgBioGlab47.1, whole genome shotgun sequence.
GTTTTATGTTCCTGTAGGCAGTTTTTAATGTTCCTCTAGGCAATGTTTAATGTTTCTCTGTGTTTTTCTTTGGTCTAGGCACCTGGACAAAGCAAAGGCCAACAGATATCAAGCAACTTAATACCATTACTGCTCAAGTCTAAAGAAAGCATTCCACCTGCTGGCATGCAGCCAGCAACCACAGAACAGAAGGGCCAAGGGAGGTCAACATGTCTGCCAGTCCCAGCAGCAGCTGCTCCTACAAGTGCCCCAGAAAGATCCCAATGTGCAAATAATAAACCAAGCTCAGAGTCTATAGTACTGGTGTTGCCCTATAAACAGCAGCAGCCTGATTCATCTACATGCCTCCAGCTTAACCATCCAGTCACAACAAAAACTCTCCAACAGAAATCGTCGACATCCCAggagaccaaaaaaaacaccaaagaattatattttattcGAAAGGGAAAACAAATATCACAACTTAATAACATTAAAGTAATCACAGGGAAAAACGCAAACAAATCCTCCTCCCAAAATGTGTCTGTGAACAAAGCATtttctcattttaaaaatatcagtcTCTTAGCCGGAAACAAATTGACAGATACTTCTAGAAGTTTGAATAACAAACTCCAAACAACAGGGCAACAACCAAATGGTCTTGAGCCATGCGTGATAGCAGGAAATGAAATTCACAATGTTCTATCCAATACTGAGACAAATATCAATGCTGTTTTACCTCAGAATGTTAAAATTGTCACAGTTGGCAAAGATGGTATTGTCAACACCAGTAGTTCAAAGTTTGCATTAAGTAATACACTTTCCCAATCGTCATTACAGAGTAAtgtcttaaacaaaaaaatgaaggtCTGCTGTCTTTTGCAATATAAGCGGAAAAATAAAGGGGTTTCCAATTCACAGGTCTGCGAAAAGCACCCTTCAGAACTGAGTCCTGAAAGTTCTCACCAAGCCAGCAACTTGATACCATTATTTGTTCAACCGACTGGGACCTTTGGATTACCAAAAGCTCCTATAATGCTTCAGACTATGGAGAGCACTCCACTTGTTTCATTACCACAAACCATTCTTCCTCTCCCCATTGATCAGTTGGCTGTCACAAAAACAAGCACGTCAACTGTGAGTTCTTCCGCACAGACCGCTGTTTACTTAAAATCATTATTACAGAAGAAGTCATTCAGTCAAACTGTGTCAGCTTGTGATACATCTGGACAGAAACAACAGATACCAATACGTATTGTCCCCAATACATTTCCACCTTCCACCAACGTGAGGTTAAAGACTTTTAGACGCAGGAGAGGTGGAAAATATATTGCGCATTCAGTAACACCAAGTACAAAGAACCTCTTGGAGTCATTCATCCATGACAAGGAAAGCCGAAGTCTGACTACAAACGAGAGCAATGAGAACTCTTTGGTGGCTAACAACAATTTCAAGGTAAATAAAAACGACCCCCAAAGCATCCCCCCAAAAGATGTTTATTTCACGACACTGAGAACAGGCAATGGCCAGGTAGCTGTCAAAGTCATACACCCTCATATTGATGTAGAAAACGATGAAGACAACCAGATGCCTTCGTCCTTTGCGAATGCAGTAAATGATTCGCCTTTGGCTGATGACATCACAATGAATAGTTCTGAGACTCTGGGGCCAATAAGCCAAGAGATGACTAGTTTAAATTCACCAACTACAAAAGAGCAGCAGGGGGAGGAACATGAAAAACGCATTAAAAAGTCTGCCAAGCTGGAGAAAGTTGTGGCTAATATCCTGCGATCTCATAAAATagatgaaaatacatttttaaaaactacagAAAATGTTACTCCAATAAAGAGTGTCGACTCAGATGTGGGTTTTAGCTTTGAAGGGGAACACACCCAGAGAGCTACTCTTGAAGACCCACTGGTGGCTACATTGCAGGATATAAATGAAAGCACCAAAGAGGCAGACAGTTCGGATGAGAATGAAATGAATCTAAAAATATCatcagtattttattttaaccctGACTCCCGCAAGGTAGAGCGGCTCAATGATGAAGAAGAAACCAAATGCTCAACATTTAAACtagaaaatgtttcttcttGGAAAGATGCCATCACACCATGTTTTGTTGTCCTTGAAAGGCTATCATTGTCTTTAAGTCATCCAAAAGAAGTAACCAGGACACAGTCCCAGTGCAGTACACACTGCAGGAAAAGAACTCTAGACTATTTGTGCAACTTGAGATTATTGAGTTGTAAGAATGTGGACAATGCAAAAGAAAATCCTCAAAACAATCAAGCCTCAGTCAGTGTTGAATCTAATGTAGATAGTAGTTTAAACAAAGAGCCTCCTCAAGCTTTAACTGACCAGATCCAGTTAGacgaaaacaaaaattgtcaacttgaaaaaatgacagaaaatcACAGTTTTGATTTAGAAATCTCTGCAGAAATCAGAGCAGATAATGCCACTAAATCTGACAGTAACTCTAAGTTAGCTAGTCTAACTGGTGATTGCAATGCAGCTTCGGTGTTAAAACCTTTGATAAACCTTATTCCAAATTCTACTGACAAAACTGATGTTAGCGACTCAATCCTGCAGCTAAATAAGCAGTTAAATATCCTTGTGCGTCCAGAACATGGCAAGGAATTGATCAGTGCCCCACTGCCATCTCTACCACTGAAAGAAAAACCTGTAAAGAAACCTGTTGTACAAAATGACAATGTGACAACAAGTCCACCAAGAAAGACTTTAATAAGTTTGCTTAGCCCCAGTCTGTTGACTCCAAAGACTGTCGACAAAACACCAGTGGAGGTGTTGTCTTCTCCTGATGGATCCACCTCTCAAAAATGTTTCGATTCAAAAGAATTTCAGAAACTATTGAAAGAGCTCAATGGTCAAGTTGAAAGAAAGaggaaagaaatgaaaaaactacatcaactgaagaaaacaagaATTTCAAGATGCAACAAAGGAGTTGTCAAAGCTAGTGTTAAAAGTAGTGGACACATCAAAGACTCTCAAATGAAAGTAGCCCTTCCTTTTACCACCATGAAATCACACACTTCACAAAGCACATCAAATTCTGAACCTGTAACTCGACCAGTGAGTGTCACGTTGAACCAGGAAAGTAATTCCCCCAAAACACCCAAACCACAACCTGGCACATCAGGAGGTCacttaacaaaaaatgtaacCTCAGAACAGACAAAAGTATTTATATCgccagaaaaaataaaaaacgctATAGAGTCTCTGAGTAAATATCTTAAAGCTACTGGGACGAAATTAACTGtagacaataataaatattttttgttaaaaattgaCAGCCAACATGTCCTTGTCAAGATCCCTCAGGACTTCCCATGTACTGTCAGCTCAGACCCTGTACCACCACAAGCATCAACCTCCAAACATATTCACATACAACCTAAGCCAGCCAATGACCAGAATCTTGAATCACAGAAATCACCTACATTTAGAACTATACTGCCACAATCTCAGCGTAGTGCCACACTAATGGCACTAAGGACTCGGGTGAATGAGAACAATTCAGGGGACAAAACAGCTGAAGCTTCTAAACCTTTAGTAACAACAGCTTCTAACAGTGACAGTGCTACTAAAGTAGACCTGTCCCATCTTCCTCCAAACACTTCACTTCTACCACAGAGGAGAAAGAGGCACACCAATTTAACAGCTGAAGAAAAGAAAGCTAAAAGAGCTAAATTAGAAGCCAAATACCCTCTGCCCCCTGGCGTCATTATAAAATCTGAACCTGATGACCAAACTGTTTATGCTGTTGATGATAACTGGACTGTTACTTCTGAATTTCAGGCAGTTTCAAATTCTGATTCAGCCGAAAGTGGACAAGGTGAAACTCCTATGGAATGTGACAGTGATATGGTTGACCAACTGGTCAATGAAACACGGCAAGAAAGTGCACAAAGGGCCGGTCAACCTGTCGACCGACAGAAAGCTGATGAGACTGATGAGCCACCGACTCTCTTGTCTGTAGCACCAGTGTCTCCTGAAAATGTTGGCATACCTGAGGACAGTGAAGTGAGATATGAAACTCCCCCATTGCTACAGCCTATGTTGCCAGTGACTTCAACCACTGCTGATGACCACACAGCTGAATCAGACCAACCAGTGACCGCTGTCAGCAACCTGACCAGTGTGTCCAGCAGAGAAAGAGGTTATGTTAGC
It encodes:
- the LOC106055347 gene encoding uncharacterized protein LOC106055347 — translated: MEAGAELPVPATFTVEKGEGDNDVIVINDDTLDPVTSASSTLKALASHACNDTPKESFVVGSAPVSSTPATGKGVGRPISLLPFQLVHAQAVRLPSKPCHQPTVRLILPGQTIGTQTRTPVILTANRFIAQPTVPVIAADPFQSLSRNSLVPVTQLKAPGQSKGQQISSNLIPLLLKSKESIPPAGMQPATTEQKGQGRSTCLPVPAAAAPTSAPERSQCANNKPSSESIVLVLPYKQQQPDSSTCLQLNHPVTTKTLQQKSSTSQETKKNTKELYFIRKGKQISQLNNIKVITGKNANKSSSQNVSVNKAFSHFKNISLLAGNKLTDTSRSLNNKLQTTGQQPNGLEPCVIAGNEIHNVLSNTETNINAVLPQNVKIVTVGKDGIVNTSSSKFALSNTLSQSSLQSNVLNKKMKVCCLLQYKRKNKGVSNSQVCEKHPSELSPESSHQASNLIPLFVQPTGTFGLPKAPIMLQTMESTPLVSLPQTILPLPIDQLAVTKTSTSTVSSSAQTAVYLKSLLQKKSFSQTVSACDTSGQKQQIPIRIVPNTFPPSTNVRLKTFRRRRGGKYIAHSVTPSTKNLLESFIHDKESRSLTTNESNENSLVANNNFKVNKNDPQSIPPKDVYFTTLRTGNGQVAVKVIHPHIDVENDEDNQMPSSFANAVNDSPLADDITMNSSETLGPISQEMTSLNSPTTKEQQGEEHEKRIKKSAKLEKVVANILRSHKIDENTFLKTTENVTPIKSVDSDVGFSFEGEHTQRATLEDPLVATLQDINESTKEADSSDENEMNLKISSVFYFNPDSRKVERLNDEEETKCSTFKLENVSSWKDAITPCFVVLERLSLSLSHPKEVTRTQSQCSTHCRKRTLDYLCNLRLLSCKNVDNAKENPQNNQASVSVESNVDSSLNKEPPQALTDQIQLDENKNCQLEKMTENHSFDLEISAEIRADNATKSDSNSKLASLTGDCNAASVLKPLINLIPNSTDKTDVSDSILQLNKQLNILVRPEHGKELISAPLPSLPLKEKPVKKPVVQNDNVTTSPPRKTLISLLSPSLLTPKTVDKTPVEVLSSPDGSTSQKCFDSKEFQKLLKELNGQVERKRKEMKKLHQLKKTRISRCNKGVVKASVKSSGHIKDSQMKVALPFTTMKSHTSQSTSNSEPVTRPVSVTLNQESNSPKTPKPQPGTSGGHLTKNVTSEQTKVFISPEKIKNAIESLSKYLKATGTKLTVDNNKYFLLKIDSQHVLVKIPQDFPCTVSSDPVPPQASTSKHIHIQPKPANDQNLESQKSPTFRTILPQSQRSATLMALRTRVNENNSGDKTAEASKPLVTTASNSDSATKVDLSHLPPNTSLLPQRRKRHTNLTAEEKKAKRAKLEAKYPLPPGVIIKSEPDDQTVYAVDDNWTVTSEFQAVSNSDSAESGQGETPMECDSDMVDQLVNETRQESAQRAGQPVDRQKADETDEPPTLLSVAPVSPENVGIPEDSEVRYETPPLLQPMLPVTSTTADDHTAESDQPVTAVSNLTSVSSRERGYVSNLNKSTPSASQKPVYQNSKIEKLKELLKKKEMEIEALRKMRSSLPKL